In Syntrophorhabdaceae bacterium, the following proteins share a genomic window:
- the gatA gene encoding Asp-tRNA(Asn)/Glu-tRNA(Gln) amidotransferase subunit GatA, with protein sequence MKNILDMTITQLRELLKKKETTSQELATFYLDRIRRFDWELQSYLRITEEYAMVTAREADAKIAEGKDAPLLGIPFGMKDILCTKGVETTCASKILKGFVPPYDATVIRKLNEAGYVHLGRLNMDEFAMGSSTENSAFQTTKNPWDVSRIPGGSSGGSAAAVAAGLCAAALGTDTGGSIRQPASLCGVVGMKPTYGRVSRFGLIAFASSLDQIGPISRNVSDCAAVLNVIAGYDRMDSTSIPQPPVDYAQDLGRDIKGLKIGIPKEYFIEGIEPDVKKATAESVALFEKQGAIPVEITLPHTEYAVAVYYIICTAEASSNLARYDGVKYGLREPGKDIIDMYKNTRLKGFGKEVKRRIILGTYVLSSGYYDAYYRKASKVRTLVRRDFDEAFKKCDIIVTPVSPTTAFKAGERLEDPLTMYLSDIFTIPVNLAGLPGMSLPCGFDQKGLPIGLQIIGQPLDEARMLRAAYVFETERKIKKMPDKYRE encoded by the coding sequence CTCGATCGCATCAGAAGATTCGATTGGGAGTTGCAATCCTATTTGCGAATCACCGAGGAGTATGCCATGGTTACGGCGCGCGAGGCCGATGCGAAGATTGCAGAGGGTAAAGATGCGCCGCTTCTCGGCATCCCCTTCGGTATGAAGGACATTCTCTGCACCAAAGGAGTAGAGACCACCTGCGCGTCAAAGATCCTCAAAGGCTTTGTTCCACCCTACGATGCCACGGTGATCCGGAAACTGAACGAGGCGGGCTACGTGCATCTCGGCAGGCTCAACATGGACGAGTTCGCCATGGGATCATCCACCGAGAACTCGGCCTTTCAGACAACGAAGAACCCCTGGGATGTGAGCCGCATTCCCGGCGGTTCAAGCGGCGGTTCGGCCGCTGCGGTGGCTGCCGGCCTCTGTGCGGCCGCCCTCGGGACAGATACGGGCGGGTCGATCAGGCAGCCGGCGAGTCTCTGCGGGGTGGTTGGCATGAAACCGACCTACGGCAGGGTATCGCGCTTCGGTCTCATCGCCTTCGCATCCTCCCTGGACCAGATCGGTCCGATTTCCCGCAACGTGTCCGACTGTGCGGCAGTGCTCAACGTGATTGCGGGATATGATAGAATGGATTCGACATCCATACCTCAGCCGCCGGTCGATTACGCTCAGGACCTCGGTCGGGATATCAAAGGGCTGAAGATAGGCATCCCCAAGGAATATTTCATTGAAGGCATAGAGCCCGATGTGAAGAAGGCTACAGCAGAATCGGTGGCGCTCTTCGAGAAACAGGGCGCCATTCCGGTTGAGATAACGCTGCCTCACACGGAGTATGCCGTTGCCGTGTACTACATCATCTGCACGGCCGAAGCCTCCTCCAACCTTGCGCGCTACGACGGCGTGAAGTACGGCTTGAGAGAGCCCGGTAAGGACATCATCGACATGTACAAGAATACGCGGCTCAAAGGTTTCGGCAAGGAAGTGAAGCGGCGGATTATCTTAGGGACCTATGTGCTCTCCTCCGGGTACTATGACGCGTATTACCGGAAAGCGAGCAAGGTCCGGACGCTCGTGAGAAGGGACTTCGATGAGGCCTTCAAAAAGTGCGATATAATTGTCACACCCGTATCTCCCACCACGGCATTCAAGGCCGGCGAAAGACTTGAGGACCCGCTCACCATGTACCTGTCGGATATCTTCACCATCCCCGTCAACCTGGCCGGTTTACCTGGCATGTCTCTTCCCTGTGGGTTCGACCAAAAAGGCCTTCCCATAGGCCTTCAGATCATCGGCCAGCCCTTAGATGAAGCCAGGATGCTACGGGCGGCCTATGTCTTTGAAACCGAGCGGAAGATAAAAAAGATGCCCGACAAGTACAGGGAGTAA
- a CDS encoding uracil-DNA glycosylase produces MTERLPEKVAPAEGPRQMSSELAPVKLDATNVRRFLRALTGMGVNTYVFDKRDAPTLGKLRKVARLCTRCDLARTRKTVVFGEGDPKAQLVFVGEAPGEDEDAQGRPFVGRAGKLLDQLIGRTGLRRSQVYICNVLKCRPPGNRDPEPTEIEACKEYLLAQLSLIKPRVICTLGRHAYNTLLGVDERITRVRGVLTKYHGITLLPAYHPSFLLRNQGKIKEAWEDMETLKKLLSA; encoded by the coding sequence ATGACGGAGCGCCTTCCTGAAAAAGTGGCTCCGGCTGAGGGACCACGGCAGATGAGTAGTGAACTAGCACCAGTTAAGTTAGATGCAACCAACGTTCGAAGATTCTTACGCGCGCTCACGGGTATGGGCGTAAATACCTACGTCTTCGATAAGCGGGATGCACCCACGCTCGGCAAACTCCGGAAGGTAGCTCGCCTGTGCACGCGCTGCGACCTTGCCAGGACGAGGAAGACGGTGGTTTTCGGCGAGGGTGATCCAAAGGCCCAGCTTGTCTTCGTGGGCGAGGCGCCGGGAGAAGACGAGGACGCGCAAGGAAGACCCTTTGTGGGCAGAGCGGGAAAACTCCTCGATCAGCTCATCGGCCGCACCGGTTTGAGAAGGAGCCAGGTCTATATCTGTAATGTGCTCAAATGCAGGCCACCGGGCAACCGTGATCCCGAACCCACTGAAATAGAGGCCTGCAAAGAGTATCTTCTGGCCCAGCTTTCGCTCATCAAACCCAGGGTCATCTGCACACTGGGGAGGCACGCCTACAATACGCTTCTCGGAGTTGACGAACGCATCACTCGCGTGCGCGGTGTGCTCACCAAATACCACGGCATCACGCTCTTACCCGCCTATCACCCCTCCTTCCTGCTTCGCAATCAGGGCAAGATCAAAGAGGCGTGGGAGGATATGGAGACACTAAAGAAACTCCTCAGTGCCTGA